The Nitrospiraceae bacterium sequence CGGTTTGTCGAGATCCACATATTGGAACGTCTCGAAGGGTTGAATTTGTTCGTCGGTGGGCAATTGGTTCCGGTTCCAGCCTCCGCCGAGCGCACGGATGAGGGCAACCGAGGCTCTCAGCAGTTCGGCCTTGATCTGCACTAATTCGATACGTGCTTCGAGCGTGGCGACCTGCGCATAAATGAGTTCAAGGCTGGAAGCCAGCCCGCCCTGATAGAGTTCCGTGGTCAAATTTTGCGTCTTGAGCGTAGCTCCGACGGTGGCGCCCTGACGATTGGCCGCAAGGGTCAGCCTGTTAGTCAGGCTCAAGTAGTTCTCAACTTCGCGAAAGGCGTTCAGCACGGTCGAACGGTATCGATCTTCCGTCTCGCGATAGGCGGACCAGGCCTGCTGTAATTGGGCACGGCGATACCCCCCCTGGAAGAGCGGCAGCGAAACAGTGGACCCGTAGGACCAGAAACTACTGGCAAGCTTGATGAGACTGAAACCGGTATCTTCGAACCCGCCACCTGCCGAGAATCTCACATCGGGGAAAAAAGCGGCGCGGGCGATACCGATGCTCCGGTTGGCTTGTGCCATTCGGCGTTCCATTCCGGCGATGTCTGGCCGACGCTCAAGCAAGGTGGAAGGAATGGTTTTAGGAATGGCAAAATCCGCTACTTGAAGGTCATCGACCGGATTGATTGTAAAACTGCTCGGCGTCATGTTCACGAGAATGGCGATGGCCTGTTCCGTGACTTGGCGTTGGCCTTGAATTTGGGCTAATTTCGTCTCCGTGCTGAACAGGAGGGATTCGACACGGGCGACGTCGAGCGCCGATGCGATCGCGCCGGCGAACTGGGCATTGACGAGTTTGAGCACGTTTCTATAGAGGGCAATCGATTGGGTATAGATCGCCGTCTGCGCGTCGAATCCGCGGAGTGTAAAATAGTTTGCCCCAATTTCCGCCTGCAGGCTGAGTCGTGCCAGACCATAGTCCGCGGCTCGCTCCTCGGCCCGGTAGAGTTCGGCCCGCGCGGCATTGCGAAGCGCGGACCAAAAATCGGGTTCCCAGGATGCGAGACCTCCGGTGGTAATGGCCGCTTCGCGGTTGTTCTCCCCAATGCCGCGAAACAGACTATTGTCGGATTGCCTATTGTTCGAGGCACCGAACCCCAAACCGGCGTGAGGAAGGTACTGCGATCGGGCCCTCATCATCATATCGCGAGCCTGAACGAAGCGTTCTGCGGCGGCCTGAAGATCCGGATTGGCTGCCATGGCTTGTTCTTCAAGACTATTCAGAATTGGATCGTTAAAGAGTTGCCACCAATCCGGGCGTAATTCATCATCCGACGGCTTCGCCTCGACGAAGGGACTTGCCCCTTTCCATGAGGCCGGGACGACGTATTGCGGCGGTTCATAGTCGGGCGCCAAATCGACGGCCGGGAACCAATTACAAGCCGGTAAATTGAGTGTCAGCAGAAACAGGCTGCAGCGCCACGCATGGGACAGTAAGATACGCCCATCTTCCAGTCTCAATGGTAAACGTTCGCTTATCATAGATGCAGCGACTCTCATGATGAAGTGTGTTCCTTTGATATCTGAGACTCTTTTGGCGCCGGCGCGCCTGCGGGCAGCGGGCCGCCGGTTGGTGCCGGCGCGTCCGTCGGTGGCGGGCCGCTGGTATTGATAAGGTCATAACCGGGTGCGGGCGTCACGATGCGCACCGTGTCCCCTTCCAGCAACGCGGCGCTCGGATTGTTCACGATGCGGTCGAGGGTGGAAACTCCCTCGGCCACTTCGACGGCGTTATCGAGGAGTTTGCTTACGGTAATGGAGTTAAAGTGCACCCGGTCGTCCTCCCCCACCACGGCCACTTGCGTGCCGTGCTCCTGGAACACTAATGCGGTGGATGGAATCGTGAACACTTTCCGATCCACCGGCGCCGTGAGGTGGACTTGGGCATAGGAGCCTGGCCAGAGAGCCCTGTCTTCGTTTTCGATCGTGAAGACGGTTATCGCGGTACGTGTGCTGACGTCGAATCCACGTGCGACGGTCAGGAATTTGGCGGTGAAATGACGATCCGGCAATTGTGGAACCGTCACGTCGGCTGTTAGTCCCGGCTGGAGGAAGGGCCCGAAGGACTCCGGCACGGAGACAAAGAGGCGCAGCAGACTTACGTCGGCCACGGTAAAGAGATTGCTGACCGAGCCGGGGGAACTGATCGTTCCTTCCTTATTGACGTAGTCGCCGACATTGATGTTGCGGACGGTTACCACTCCGTCATAGGGTGCGACAATGGTTTTGAACCGAATAAGGGCCTCGAAGTTCCTGACGTTCTGCTCCGCTGCTCTGACCTTTGCCAATTCGGCTTTCGCTTCCGCCACCTTCACTGAAATCGACTGCTCGGATACTGCATGATTTTTGCGCAGTGCCAGCCAGCGCTTGGCTGTGATTTCGGCGAGGGAATAGATGGCGCGCACCGACTCCAGATCCGCTTTCGCTTGGTGATATTGGGCGTCGAGAGCGGGCGCGTTGATTTCCGCGAGGATATCGCCTTTTTTCACCAGCGCACCGTAGTCCTTGTACCACATCTTCACATAGCCGGAGACCTGCGCGTAGATCGGAGCCTGAAACCACGCCTCAATAGTGCCGGGGAGCGTAATGGTCTCAGTCGGCGGTACCGGCTTTGCGTGGATGACTGCCACGGTGGGGATGGCGTTTTCGTGCGTCTGCTGGCGAAGCAAAGAGGCGTCACTTTTGCTCTCATAAACCCGATAGCCGAGGTAGAAGATACACAGGAGGGCTACGGAGATCATTACGAGCCTTCCACGCAGGATCTTACTCATTGTATGCATGGTCCTTCTGGCGAGCCGCTCGCCTGTTATAGATCATCGCGTAAACGCAGGGCACAAACAATAGGGTAAAGACGGTGGCAACGAGCAAGCCCCCGATGACGGCTCGCCCGAGAGGCGCATTTGTGGAATATCCTGTCGCCATGGGGACCATCCCGAAAATCATGGCCGAGGCTGTCATGAGCACGGGTCGGAAGCGGGTCACTCCGGCTTCCATTGCGGCCTGCAGTGCATCGCCATGCTCCTTGAGCCTATCGCGCGCATAGGACACAACAAGGATTGAATTGGCGGTTGCCGTGCCCATGGTCATAATGGCGCCTGTCAGGGCCGGCTCCGATAGCCGGGTATGGGTCAGGAACAATGCCCATGCGATGCCCGCCAGTGCGCCGGGTAGGGCTGTAATAATGATGAAAGGATCCAGCCAGGATTGGAAGTTGACGACAATCAGCAGATAGATCAGCACGACTGCAGCGACGAGTCCGAAGATCAGCTCGAAATACGCATCGTGCATCAATGATGCCTGGCCGTGGATTTCAAGCTCAGCGGTACGCGGCTTCTCGTCCTCCATGCTTTTGGCGACCTTTTGGACATCTGCTAAAACGCCACCGAGGTCCCGTCCTTCGGCGGATACATAGATGTTAAACAGCGGCATAATGTTTCCGTGCGTGATTACGCCAGGCGTACCCGTTGCCGTAATGTCGGCCAAATTGCCGAGGAGCTGCACTTCCTGCCCCTCCGGATCTTGCGAGTCGCTCGCGGACTCGACCGGAATAGTCTTGAGACTATTCACGCTGTTGATCTGGGGCTGCGGTGTATAGACATTAATCAGGTAAGACATGCCGGTACTGGGATCGAGCCAATAGATTTGGTCGGTCTGTTGGCTTCCGGCGGTCGTCATGAGTAAGTTGTCGGCCATTTCCTTAAGGGATCTGTTGACTCCGAGTCCGAACGTGCGGTTGCCTTCGACCATGAGGGTCGGCGTGCGCATCGTCTGCTGGATCACCACGTCTGCGGCACCGGGAATCTCCCGAAATTTGCCCACCAATTTACGGGCGAACTCATAGTTGGGGTACATGTCCGGGCCGTTGATTTGCACATCGATCGGCGCAGGGGCCCCAAAGTTGAGGATTTTTGCGGTCAGATCG is a genomic window containing:
- a CDS encoding efflux transporter outer membrane subunit; translation: MISERLPLRLEDGRILLSHAWRCSLFLLTLNLPACNWFPAVDLAPDYEPPQYVVPASWKGASPFVEAKPSDDELRPDWWQLFNDPILNSLEEQAMAANPDLQAAAERFVQARDMMMRARSQYLPHAGLGFGASNNRQSDNSLFRGIGENNREAAITTGGLASWEPDFWSALRNAARAELYRAEERAADYGLARLSLQAEIGANYFTLRGFDAQTAIYTQSIALYRNVLKLVNAQFAGAIASALDVARVESLLFSTETKLAQIQGQRQVTEQAIAILVNMTPSSFTINPVDDLQVADFAIPKTIPSTLLERRPDIAGMERRMAQANRSIGIARAAFFPDVRFSAGGGFEDTGFSLIKLASSFWSYGSTVSLPLFQGGYRRAQLQQAWSAYRETEDRYRSTVLNAFREVENYLSLTNRLTLAANRQGATVGATLKTQNLTTELYQGGLASSLELIYAQVATLEARIELVQIKAELLRASVALIRALGGGWNRNQLPTDEQIQPFETFQYVDLDKPPPAGGIDVNAGNNSVNNDLTTPVLP
- a CDS encoding efflux RND transporter periplasmic adaptor subunit produces the protein MSKILRGRLVMISVALLCIFYLGYRVYESKSDASLLRQQTHENAIPTVAVIHAKPVPPTETITLPGTIEAWFQAPIYAQVSGYVKMWYKDYGALVKKGDILAEINAPALDAQYHQAKADLESVRAIYSLAEITAKRWLALRKNHAVSEQSISVKVAEAKAELAKVRAAEQNVRNFEALIRFKTIVAPYDGVVTVRNINVGDYVNKEGTISSPGSVSNLFTVADVSLLRLFVSVPESFGPFLQPGLTADVTVPQLPDRHFTAKFLTVARGFDVSTRTAITVFTIENEDRALWPGSYAQVHLTAPVDRKVFTIPSTALVFQEHGTQVAVVGEDDRVHFNSITVSKLLDNAVEVAEGVSTLDRIVNNPSAALLEGDTVRIVTPAPGYDLINTSGPPPTDAPAPTGGPLPAGAPAPKESQISKEHTSS